One genomic window of Octopus bimaculoides isolate UCB-OBI-ISO-001 chromosome 2, ASM119413v2, whole genome shotgun sequence includes the following:
- the LOC106879820 gene encoding uncharacterized protein LOC106879820 produces the protein MSRKRTLMPDIYKAKKRQCLAVGTAAATVAASATATPNSLDSEEAENKNDLADIPSDTKASLLYLKSLFPLEKFESRLPPVILKHQVYSIVKNRTLVDKQLNCTPLLFITHCIHPYVSLTSISVTVYPSIFEPIHISFP, from the exons ATGAGTCGTAAAAGAACATTGATGCCTGATATCTATAAAGCGAAGAAACGGCAGTGTTTGGCTGttggaactgctgctgctactgttgctgcctCTGCCACTGCCACTCCCAATTCACTTGACAGTGAAGAAGCAGAGAACAAGAATGATT TGGCAGACATTCCTTCAGACACGAAAGCTTCACTTTTGTATCTGAAGTCCCTGTTCCCTCTTGAAAAATTTGAAAGCCGTTTACCTCCTGTAATACTTAAACATCAAGTCTACAGTATTGTCAAGAATCGTACTTTAGTTGACAAACAGTTG aactgtaccccACTTTTGTTCATTACTCACTGTATCCATCCTTATGTGTCTCTGACTTCCATCTCTGTCACTGTATATCCTTCTATCTTTGAACCAATTCACATATCATTTCCTTAA